The Cynocephalus volans isolate mCynVol1 chromosome 5, mCynVol1.pri, whole genome shotgun sequence genomic sequence GGCACTGACACTTTTAGAGTCCTCTAGGTGGATTCTAAGCTATACCCAGGTTAAATATTCACTGATTTAAAAACACAGGGGTGTGCTGTGTTGGGAGTGATAGTGAAAACAGTGTTTAGAGACCCTAATGGGGTGACCAGAATGCACACCCCAATCCaaattctctctcctcctttccagaTAAACCCTTCTGATTCTTTCAAGCCTTTTTATCACTGACATTAGCACAAGCAAGGCCTATTTATAGTTAAGAGTGAATATGTCTCTGAGGTACTGCTCTTGGAGAGCTATCTACTCCAGGCTGGTCCTACAAACAAGAACTCAtcactccctctctccttctctgccctTTTGTCTCCTTGACCTTCAGGGAGCGGTTACCTGTCAACTTCTTTAAGTTTCAGTTCCGGAATGTGGAGTACAGTTCCGGGCGGAACAAAACCTTCCTTTGCTATGTAGTTGAAGTGCAGGGCAAGGGAGGCCAAGTGCAAGCATCTCGGGGATACCTAGAGGACGAGCATGCAGCTGCCCATGCAGAGGAAGCCTTCTTCAACACCATCCTGCCAACCTTCGACCCGGCCCTGCGGTACAATGTTACCTGGTACGTGTCCTCCAGCCCCTGTGCAGCTTGCGCTGACCGCATTATCAAGACCCTTAGCAAGAGCAAGAATCTGCACCTGCTCATTCTGGTGGGGCGACTCTTCATGTGGGAGGAGCCGGAGATCCAGGCTGCTCTGAAGAAGCTGAAGGAGGCTGGCTGCAAACTGCGCATCATGAAGCCCCAGGACTTCGAGTACATCTGGCAGAATTTTGTGGAGCAAGAAGAAGGTGAATCCAAGGCCTTTGAACCCTGGGAGGACATTCAGGAGAACTTCCTATATTATGACGAGAAGTTGGCAGATATCCTGAAGTAGGCAACTGGGCTGGGCCTCATGTGAGTTTTCCTTGTTCCCTCACTCAATATTATTATCTGCTAACTAGAAGGCTTGAGGTCAGGTAGAATGAGTGGTATAACATTTGTCTTTGGaaggatttcatttttctgcctttGGTTGGctgtaaaaacattttagaaCATCCTGTCTCGTTCTTTCCTCTGAATCCCTCTCCCTAAACTTTTTCCTCCCACCCTTTTATATCAAACTAACTTCCCTGTAACTAGGAATACTCAAGGTTGACAAGGATGCTAAAGCTTTAATGAGAAAGAATGACCTTCTTTAGTAAGATTTAGATGTTACAAGGACCTGTTACTAAACAACAGcagagaagatatttaaaaccCCTAAGCATGCCTCCACATACCTGTGTCCAGACTTACTGTGGACACCTACCTTCTAGATGCCCTGTTCCCATCCACATTTGCAATCTTACAATTCCATTTTTCTCTAATACAGGTTTTTCATTACTTCAGGggcaattttttcattttttataattttgaaattccCCAAATGGATTTGTATtcaagttttggggggccagaacTGCTTTCATGTTTTCAAACAAATTGTTATGCTTTGAGGGAGACCAGTAATTGCTGTATGAATGTATAATGCAAGAATATTTTCCTTATACTGAAAAGACCTCAGCAGAActcatgaaaaatgctcaatgcAGGAATAGAGATAATATAGCAAGCTAGTCTATGCAGGAATGTTTAAAGGGTTAAAAAGATGTTTGTAAATTAGGCAGCAGTTCAGAAGTAGCCTTCACAGATATCAAGAGCTGATAGGAGAACCCAAAGTAAAAGATTAGCTATTTAAGCAAATAATTAGGACACAATTAAGGCCAATTTGGCCTCTTGCTGAGGGTAAATTAGACTTTTACAGAAACAAGCCAGTTATACTTAGGAAAGAGGATGAAGGATCCCTTACTATCTTTTTTTGAATTTGGTCTGATCTAGTTTGCTCCCACAGAAATGCCATGATTAAGCCCTTTTACAAAGCCCTCCAGTAAAAGAGAAGTCTTCACTACCATCTTATCCAACTTTAATTCTGAACAGCTCACATATTAATGAAACATGAAAGCTACATGCTTCCATGAagatattcaatttatttttagtgtctCTCATTCCTAATACCCTTAAGAGAAGAAGTCACTTCATAGGCACGTTTAGGAAATATCAGTGTTCTGAAGCTTGATGTTGGCAGGTGTTTTCAATAACACAGGCACAAAGGGTGCCCGATCATCCTCAAGCTGAGCTTTCACAAACCCATGAAGACACAATTTTCAGCCCTTTCTTACAAAAAGCAGGACCCGGTCATTGAATTCGTGAGAATATGGTAGATTCCATGTGGAACTCTGCTCTCATAAAATAAGACACCACTCTGGGTGGTGGTGAGAAGTAGTAAAAACAGATTTCTGAGGATGACCTTTGGAAATACAAAACCGaactttaaaaattccttgaagatACTGTTTAGATACTATCACTGAAATTATAAACCCAACATAGATTCCACAGAATGATAACTGGTAACTTAATTTTAACCCTAGAATACTTTCTTAACATCTTCCAGAGTCATGGGCTACTTCTTCCAGCTACCTCACTAGCAAGGCCTCggggatttattttttttccattaaaatgaaGCATTTCAAGGAGGATTAAAAAGGTCTTTTAATTTTGGATAACTGAGTATTTATCTTATACTAATCTAAACAGAAGTAAAAGGAATAAATCAGTTTGAGGGGGAAGTCCAtttctaagattatttttaaataaaacattattggACATTTTGCATATTATAATCCTCCTTCCATTTGTGTACATAACTGTATTATCTGTACCCATTAACATGCTTCCCTGTCCTCTATGAGTTGCTCATGATCCTGAAGGGAAAAGTTAAAATgtaccaagttaaaaaaaaaaaaaattggcataaAATAGTTGTAATCTAAAAGCCcaaggctagccagttagctcaattggttagagcatggtattaaaacaccaaggtcaagcgttcagatctccatactagctagtcaccaaaaaataagaaaataaaagcccaAAAGAACAACCCTGCTTAATTAAAACAATcccaagaaataaacatttgttaaataaaatttgcctcatatttcttatttcatcttttGTTTTTAGATAAATGACAGAATAGTGTTTAACGCCTATAGTAGTTAGTAGTTATATGCCTACTTAACTCAAGAAAACAAAGTTAAAGCGGATCTCTTCTGGGTCTTTCTCTTTGTGAGCCACACCAAAATGTGAACCCAATGCTGGGTAAACCAGAAACCACAGGAGACTACAGAGGAGAAATTCAGGAACCTGGGGAAGGCACACAGAAACCTTAGCTCAAAAAGAAACTCACAACTGTTAGGGGCCAGCAGGGTTCTCAGTAATATGCTTTCTGTTTTTCCACCAAGGTCTGCCTGCTGCCACCAAGAGACAGCAGACATGTATGGCCATTTGGGACATGCCTGTCTTCCTAATACCACTCAGAACTGGACAACATTCGACACCAACCAATCCTACTTGACAAGGCTCAGAGGACTCGAAATACACCTCTCATGATACAAttcattttggtgtgtgtgtctctctctctctaaggcTGCtcttaggaaagagaaaagtgagCTGCAAGGAGAGAAATGCAACTATATATGGGCACCAGGCATTCGTGCGGCAAAAGGTCCTAATTACTCCCCAAAAAAGGTTGCTTAAGGCAAAAAACCTCAGACCCAAGGTACAGATCTTTGAAATATGTCCAGAAATGCCTTTTATGTTGTtaggtttctcttttttttttttttttttttttttaaagaaaaacaacaataaaagaagtGGTGTGGTTTTTCTGTGGTCGGGTTTTTTAAGGAATTTGGAAATCTGGAAGTTACAATGAATGAATCCCAGACACAGGGTTGTAACAGGCTATGAACAAACTCATGACATTATAAAGTTGGAGGAAAGATTAAACCAGGACTAATATAGACAACAGGAAACTAACTCTCCCATGCAGACTTCCCACCATGGTCTTGaccttcttaaaatattttcttctgaggTTATTTATAAAGGAGGGCCTTTTCCTTCTCTGAAGACAAGGAACATGGCAGAGGGTGGAATAAAAAGCACAGGAAATCTGTCACAAGGTATCCATATCCCAATTGCCAATAAGCAATTAGCTTCTTGATTAAAGAAGAGGTGAAAAGTAGGAGTTCAAAGTTCTCATACACATTGTGCAAGAGTATTCAATAAGTGGTACTTGATGATAATGTCAAaagtctcatttctttttctcactttgagACAATCTCAATGAgtctcatttcttaaaatgtttgagTCCTGTGTGTACAAAATTTAACATGTAAATTTCTGGGTGTTTGCCAGACTCTAACTAGGTTTCCAGGAATAATGTGTTCATTCTGATTATCAGGCCATGCCTCCTTTCCCTAGGCTACAACTGTGATAAGTCTTCGGAATTTGACCCAAGACTATCTGCAAATGACAAAGCACTTTATCACATCCCTGCTGAGTCCCAGAATTCCACTTACAGCCAATCCTGGATGAGACTAGGTTTTGTTAAGAGAATCAAGGCTCACAgtccatgaaaaaaattaaccGTAATCTCTTTTAAAAGTAGAAGCTTAGAAAACCAGTGTTTTGACCCGAGTGTTAAGATTTATTTGCATAGAGTTAAGCAAAACACTTTAATTATTTAAACTCTCTTATTACCCTACACTCATTTTCAATTTCACGTATTTAGacattctcttcttcctttattcCCTTCAATTTTATGTGGACATTAGCAAATCTTCAAGAAAAGCCTCGGTCTAAAAGTTTGATAATGAATTTGTCCCTACACTGCCTCTACCCCATCAACATGGAGAACTTGTCTGTTccacacagagacacaaaagTGAAATACTTTTTGAAACTGCTGCCTCTTATCAGGCTGAAATGTGATAAGAATGCAAGTCTAAAGTGCGAAGATTATATTTAACCAGTGCTTTCCTGGTGTTTCAACGAGCCCCTTCTAAAACCCAGTTGTTCTTTTACACTTGGGAAAGCAGAAAGTTCTGTGACAGACCCAGAGTTCACTCTAGGGAAAAAAACCAATAGCAAATCTGCCTGTTTCAACTCTCAACACCATagtaaggggaaaaaagaaaatgcctggTTTCCCCAATAGCTCTGATACGAAACCACTGGTTAAATCTATGCATTAAATCTTATTCTCTCACCATGAAAACAAGACAGGAATTGTCCTCCTAGCTTTTACTACATTTACTACAGCATTCTAGAGATCCAAGTTGGCTGTGTATCGGAATCCTCTATGGAGATTAAAACCACAAAGCACCCCACCCTGCCAGCAAATTAGAATTTTTTGAGAGAAAGTGGCCTTCATTTAAGAAGATACCTATGGATTTTGTTGAAAATCACTGATTTGAGTCACTACTTCATGCTAAGCACTCTGCCAGTCttagaaaatacattatttcatttgtttcatgaTTAAATTCAGACAGGTTCAATCCCAGAGACTATGCAGTGGACAGAAGAGGAAGAGTTCACTATGATATGATTCTAAAAACCTGCCTTTTGACTTTGTTCATCCACAGTTCTtgtctattcttattttttatttctcacctTGCTACTCTTCCCACTGGACCCTCTGACTCTTTGAAACTAAGTTACAGGTGAATCCTCCATTACCCAAGTCCAGAACAACACAGATATGAGCACAGAACctcatgaaaaaaatttattttttcattttcgtCACCACAAATTCTTTAACACTGTAGAACTCAACTCTgtaattaaacaaaatagaacaacCCCTAACTCTCTCCTAGGATGAATCTGATGACACAAGGATAACAGCAAGTTAAGTGGACAAACAACAAAAGATGCCAAACTAAATGAAATGATCATCCCTCCCGAAATTTCTCTTAAAAAGCAGAGAATCAATGCTGCCACCTAGTGGCCACACAGACATAATCAGGCAGCATACCGGAGCAAAACAGAGATAGTCATAGGCCCAACAATCTGGTTTCCCTGCCGAATATCAGGCCACCCACTCCTTACCTTCCTGAAAAAACACAGCAACATATCCCAAGTAATCCCTCTTCCAGAGTCCCAGTCCAAATACAACAACCCAAGTCTGGCCTGCAACATAGACTACTTCACATGAAATTTTCCTCTGCCCATTTTAAGGCTGGTTTGCCCAGTCCTATGGCCCAGTAGGAATGACACAGGAGAACATGGACACATCCAAAATGTTCATCTGTTCAGAGTGTGTACACAGTAATTTTGATGTCTGTTGCCTCAAATACCTCCTCGATCATTGCAGATACATTTTCCCACTGCAGACGATCAAGACCACATCCAATCctgaaaaagggggaaaaaaaaggaaaagaaatctctGTTGGTTGTGATGAAGGTACCTAGGAAATtgctctttccctcttcctttagGCTGTATCCACCCAAAACACAAAGACAAGTTATGTAGTCTCACACCTAAAGGAGCCATGGTGGGAGTTTGTAAGTCAATTCTTGTGGTGAATCACCCAATTCCTAGATAT encodes the following:
- the APOBEC2 gene encoding C->U-editing enzyme APOBEC-2, which gives rise to MAQKEEAAAVTEGTAAAAPASQNGEDLENLDDPEKLKELIELPPFEIVKGERLPVNFFKFQFRNVEYSSGRNKTFLCYVVEVQGKGGQVQASRGYLEDEHAAAHAEEAFFNTILPTFDPALRYNVTWYVSSSPCAACADRIIKTLSKSKNLHLLILVGRLFMWEEPEIQAALKKLKEAGCKLRIMKPQDFEYIWQNFVEQEEGESKAFEPWEDIQENFLYYDEKLADILK